In Scyliorhinus torazame isolate Kashiwa2021f chromosome 26, sScyTor2.1, whole genome shotgun sequence, the following proteins share a genomic window:
- the LOC140402990 gene encoding uncharacterized protein, protein MMRRAFETVAMDRLNRIGKKNSILLRKRTEGSNAGSLNNRDNEIIQQIVKHDRDMAHTIQEHQMLSAARDLHPRPVIWAPLVHAPLQAAAATTSVAIALTHQHNLPAAIFLPSAALTSPLSVEIGQAKPARRPRPVLQGSVSSSVGSSSAAQSRLPTPVPGSPLVPPAGGPPPSVPPPAAEAGDRGRRPPGPQSRTASRSTSLIQQPAGSRLSSPAGSPLSAEALHYSLSRVMGSHGSIPSQQACYPPQQLVKHRSAQGLPTGQLTQDARLMSASQPVLPHRPLHRSPTQYVRKSVGNITQLSSPSVSGLLAKAPSGATGQAAQTQPAPLASPQRPSASTPPPPPQATASAPKDPASARKTSVAFSPGLDPDKPKISSNM, encoded by the exons ATGATGCGACGGGCATTCGAGACTGTGGCCATGGACCGGCTGAACAGGATAG GGAAGAAGAACTCCATTCTCCTGCGCAAGCGGACCGAGGGCTCGAACGCAGGATCGCTGAATAACCGTGACAACGAGATCATCCAGCAGATCGTCAAACACGACCGGGACATGGCGCACACCATTCAGGAGCACCAGATGTTGAGCGCAGCCAGGGACCTGCACCCCAGACCTGTCATCTGGGCCCCGCTGGTGCACGCCCCCCTGCAGGCGGCTGCGGCCACCACCTCCGTTGCCATCGCGCTGACCCACCAGCACAACCTGccggccgccatcttcctcccctcCGCCGCCTTGACCAGCCCGCTGTCCGTGGAGATCGGCCAGGCCAAGCCGGCGCGGCGACCTCGGCCCGTGCTCCAGGGTTCCGTGTCCTCCTCCGTCGGCTCCTCCTCGGCTGCCCAGTCCCGGCTCCCGACCCCCGTGCCCGGCTCGCCCCTGGTCCCGCCAGCGGGAGGGCCCCCGCCCTCCGTGCCCCCCCCGGCCGCGGAGGCGGGGGACAGGGGGCGCCGCCCCCCGGGCCCGCAATCCAGGACGGCCTCGCGGTCGACCTCCCTGATCCAGCAGCCGGCCGGGAGCCGCCTGTCCAGCCCCGCCGGGAGCCCCCTGTCTGCCGAGGCCTTGCATTACAGCCTCTCCCGGGTCATGGGGTCGCACGGCTCCATCCCCAGCCAGCAGGCCTGCTACCCCCCCCAGCAGCTGGTCAAGCACCGGAGCGCCCAGGGGTTGCCCACCGGTCAGCTGACGCAGGACGCCAGGCTAATGTCCGCCTCCCAGCCCGTCCTGCCCCACCGGCCCCTCCACCGCAGCCCAACGCAGTACGTCAGAAAGTCGGTGGGCAATATCACCCAACTCTCCTCGCCCTCCGTGTCCGGCCTCCTTGCCAAGGCGCCCAGTGGGGCTACGGGTCAGGCCGCCCAGACCCAGCCCGCTCCCCTGGCCTCCCCTCAAAGGCCATCggcctccaccccgcccccccctccacaggccaccGCCTCCGCCCCCAAAGACCCAGCGTCAGCCCGGAAGACTTCCGTCGCCTTCAGCCCGGGACTGGATCCGGACAAGCCCAAAATCTCTTCCAACATGTAG